In Candidatus Krumholzibacteriia bacterium, the following are encoded in one genomic region:
- a CDS encoding efflux RND transporter periplasmic adaptor subunit has product MAKRMILMLATIAVFLGVIGLVKFRQIQTAIAQASAFQPPPEAVTTIVAEQEQWPSTLHAIGTMVAVHGVTVSADLPGIVEKISFDSGRTVGAGDVLVQLDTSQERAQLAAAEAQRDLANINLERFRGLREKGVTSQAEYDRASAEAKEAEARVGEIGATIERKTIRAPFAGILGIRQVNLGQYLSGGDPVVPLQTLHPIYVNFAVPQQEVAALVVGAEVRLTLEGKLGVEFPGKITAINSIVDEATRNVEVQATFANADGTLRPGMFVETQVVVGAGTPMIALPASSVQYAPYGNTVFLVEEIKGKDGKSYLGVRQQFVKLGSARGDQVAVLSGVEPGAQVVTSGVFKLRNGAAVQVNNEVQPGNNPSPQPEDS; this is encoded by the coding sequence ATGGCGAAGCGAATGATCCTCATGCTGGCGACGATTGCCGTCTTTCTCGGCGTGATCGGCTTGGTGAAATTCCGTCAGATCCAAACGGCCATCGCCCAGGCGTCGGCGTTCCAACCGCCCCCCGAGGCGGTGACGACGATCGTCGCCGAGCAGGAGCAATGGCCATCGACTCTCCACGCCATCGGGACGATGGTCGCTGTGCACGGGGTGACGGTGAGCGCCGATCTGCCGGGAATCGTGGAGAAGATCAGCTTCGACTCCGGGCGCACGGTGGGTGCCGGCGACGTGCTCGTGCAGCTCGATACGAGCCAGGAGCGCGCCCAGCTGGCGGCGGCGGAGGCTCAACGCGACCTTGCCAACATCAACCTGGAGCGCTTCCGGGGCTTACGGGAGAAGGGAGTCACCTCGCAGGCGGAGTACGACCGGGCCAGCGCCGAAGCCAAGGAGGCGGAGGCGCGGGTCGGCGAGATCGGCGCCACCATCGAGCGCAAGACGATCCGCGCGCCGTTCGCGGGCATCCTCGGCATCCGCCAGGTCAATCTCGGCCAGTACCTGTCGGGGGGCGATCCTGTCGTGCCGCTACAGACGCTGCATCCCATCTACGTGAACTTCGCAGTGCCGCAACAGGAAGTGGCCGCGCTCGTCGTCGGCGCCGAGGTGCGGCTGACGCTCGAAGGCAAGCTGGGCGTGGAGTTCCCCGGCAAGATCACGGCCATCAATTCCATCGTCGACGAGGCGACCCGCAACGTAGAGGTGCAGGCGACCTTCGCGAACGCCGACGGCACGCTGCGCCCTGGGATGTTCGTCGAAACCCAGGTCGTCGTGGGAGCCGGCACACCGATGATCGCCTTGCCGGCGTCCTCGGTGCAGTACGCGCCCTACGGCAACACGGTCTTCCTCGTCGAAGAGATCAAGGGTAAAGATGGGAAGAGCTATCTCGGCGTCCGCCAGCAGTTCGTGAAGCTCGGGAGCGCGCGGGGGGATCAGGTGGCTGTCCTCTCCGGGGTCGAGCCCGGCGCCCAAGTGGTGACCTCGGGGGTCTTCAAGCTGCGCAATGGCGCCGCAGTGCAGGTCAACAATGAGGTCCAACCCGGCAACAATCCTTCACCTCAGCCGGAGGACAGCTGA